In Providencia rettgeri, the following proteins share a genomic window:
- the purH gene encoding bifunctional phosphoribosylaminoimidazolecarboxamide formyltransferase/IMP cyclohydrolase, which produces MQLLRPIRRALLSVSDKTGVVEFAKALSQRGVELLSTGGTAKLLAESGLNVTEVSDYTGFPEMMDGRVKTLHPKVHGGILGRRGTDDAIMQQHDIAPIDMVVVNLYPFAQTVAKPNCTLEDAVENIDIGGPTMVRSAAKNHKDVAIVVNSNDYQTIIDEMDNHENSLNWSTRFDLAIKAFEHTAAYDSMIANYFGELVAPYYGDTTQPSGRFPRTLNLNFIKKQDMRYGENSHQDAAFYIEENPKEASIATAQQIQGKALSYNNIADTDAALECVKSFKEPACVIVKHANPCGVAIGDSIHTAYDNAFKTDPTSAFGGIIAFNRQLDKETAQAIIERQFVEVIIAPSVAKDALPILETKQNVRVLECGEWSKPVAGLDFKRVNGGLLVQDRDLGMVEKEELRVVTKRQPTERELKDALFCWKVAKFVKSNAIVYAKNDMTIGIGAGQMSRVYSAKIAGIKAADEGLEVAGCAMASDAFFPFRDGIDAAAAVGVTCVIQPGGSIRDDEVIAAANEHGIAMLFTNMRHFRH; this is translated from the coding sequence ATGCAACTGCTTCGTCCTATTCGTCGTGCCCTGCTTAGTGTGTCTGATAAAACAGGGGTTGTTGAATTCGCTAAGGCGTTATCTCAACGTGGTGTTGAGCTTCTATCTACTGGCGGTACTGCAAAGTTACTCGCTGAGTCAGGATTAAACGTAACTGAAGTTTCAGATTACACAGGGTTTCCTGAAATGATGGATGGCCGAGTGAAAACATTGCACCCAAAAGTGCATGGCGGAATTTTAGGGCGTCGCGGTACAGATGATGCCATCATGCAACAACATGACATCGCGCCTATCGATATGGTCGTTGTTAATCTATACCCATTTGCCCAAACCGTGGCAAAACCAAATTGCACCCTTGAAGATGCTGTAGAGAATATTGATATTGGCGGCCCGACCATGGTGCGCTCCGCGGCTAAAAATCATAAAGATGTCGCAATTGTGGTAAATAGTAATGACTATCAAACCATCATTGATGAGATGGATAACCACGAGAACTCACTAAATTGGTCGACTCGGTTTGACCTCGCAATTAAAGCTTTTGAACACACTGCAGCTTATGACAGCATGATTGCGAATTACTTTGGTGAATTAGTTGCCCCTTATTACGGTGATACGACTCAGCCTTCCGGCCGCTTCCCTCGCACTTTGAATTTAAACTTTATAAAAAAACAAGATATGCGTTATGGAGAAAACAGCCATCAAGATGCGGCTTTCTATATAGAAGAAAATCCAAAAGAAGCGTCTATTGCAACTGCGCAGCAGATCCAAGGTAAAGCCCTGTCTTATAATAATATCGCTGATACTGATGCAGCTCTTGAATGTGTTAAATCATTCAAAGAACCTGCTTGTGTAATTGTCAAACATGCAAACCCTTGTGGTGTTGCTATCGGAGATTCTATTCATACAGCTTATGATAATGCATTCAAAACTGACCCAACTTCGGCTTTTGGTGGCATTATTGCTTTTAACCGTCAATTAGATAAAGAAACCGCTCAAGCGATTATTGAACGTCAGTTTGTGGAAGTCATTATTGCGCCTTCTGTTGCTAAAGATGCATTGCCTATTCTTGAAACTAAACAAAACGTCCGCGTACTTGAATGTGGCGAATGGAGCAAACCCGTTGCAGGTTTAGACTTTAAACGCGTAAATGGCGGTTTATTAGTGCAAGACCGTGACTTAGGAATGGTTGAAAAAGAAGAACTTCGCGTTGTAACTAAGCGCCAACCCACTGAACGCGAGCTAAAAGATGCGTTATTCTGTTGGAAAGTCGCGAAATTTGTAAAATCCAATGCAATCGTTTATGCCAAAAATGATATGACTATCGGTATTGGCGCAGGGCAAATGAGCCGTGTGTATTCTGCAAAAATCGCAGGTATTAAAGCCGCAGATGAAGGTCTAGAAGTCGCTGGCTGTGCGATGGCCTCAGATGCCTTTTTCCCATTCCGTGATGGTATTGATGCCGCGGCAGCTGTTGGCGTAACTTGTGTTATCCAACCTGGCGGTTCTATTCGCGATGATGAAGTGATTGCA